The genomic window CTCAGGGCACTCTCAGCGAGTGTTGTTCTGTGGAACCGACTCTATTTTTAGATTCCAAACCATAGAAAGAGTCAACAAACAAGCTGCGAGTCCAGGCAGTGGAGTGGAACCTACGAGCGCCTGGTAAAACATAAAGGCGCTCACAAAGCGACGGTTGAGACGCCGCCGCCTCACAAGcgtctggggggggcgggagagACTCGCTTTTCAGGAGTCGGGTTTCTGTTCCTGGTGGATCAGCAAGTTCAAAAACCGCAAACAAGCATTGTCCCAATGGCAAACACGGCGTTGCCAGGGGCAACCGCCGCCGCTCCCAAGGTCATTTGTTTAACCTTCATTTAAGGCTGGTAAAAGGGGAAACCTCCTGAAAGAAGGAACAAAAACACTCCAAAACCTCCTGGAAGCCTTTAATCACCAAGCTGAACATGAAGTACAAAAATGCATAGTGGTGTTATCatcttatttttgtgttattgtctTAGTTCCAcccaaagtaataaaaaaaaactaaaaacagaaatgtgcCGAACCTTAAAGCTGCCGTCGATGGGATTTACTGCTCagactttcaaataaaaaaaacaatcacgtTCAAATCGTCATGAATCTCACTGAgatgtttgctgtttttgttttgagtgGATGAAATAAAGTAACAGGaaagcagcttttaaattttgaacGTTCCATATAAACACCGGCCAATGGGAGAAGTCCTCACCAACAGATCGGCCAATTAGACGGCTTCCATTGCTACTGAGGAGAAACCTCCCGAGAGTTTTTCAAACtctgaaatattctgattttatattttatcaaaGTAAAGATGAATATAATAAAGTACAAAACAAGACTTTTAGTGACGTCACCTCTCAAACAAAATGCCTGTAGATTCTCCGTCAAACAGATCATGGttatcaaacaaacacaaacaagaacatttCCAACAATCGACAACCTGATCTTAAAGATAAATGACCTGAACGTATATCAGAACCTTTTAGCCCACAGAGACCAAACAGAAATCAGTTTGTGGATCTTCAACCTCACACAGAACCAGATCATCCTGCACGAGGAACGTCGAGCCGGCGGGTCTGCAGAGTTTGTGCCAAGACGAGAAGGAAACTGAGAGGAAGgacagacttaaaaaaaaaaaaaaaaaaacacccagaaacCCCTTGAAGGAACAAAACGAGGTCCAGACAAACACCTGGACTCTGGTTCCGGGTTGTGGTCTCAGAAGAGTCAAGTGTGCTGGTAGGATCAGGTTTTATCCCGCTAATGCCGTTCTCTTTGTTCTGCTtccatggaaaacaaaagttttaaaCTTTTGGTTTACAGGCTGAAAGCAGAGAACGATTGGCTCGCGCTCAAGGGCATTTTTGACTTTTAATCTTTGATAGCTGATAACGTTATCACCAGGACAAACATGGATGCTGGGAAATAAATGCGAGTTTAGTCTTTTCTAGCTGATTCCAGATTATAGCGGTTAGCATGTAGCGGAGCAGCTCTTTGGTTTCTAATCAGCTCCTCAGGttcatctctgtctctgacGATTAGCAGGTTAAAACCTGAACTACCAGCGGGGGTGAACGCTCCCCGTCATCCTTCTGTCCTCGTTCAGTTCCTGCAGCCGACCTCCTCCTTGTAGCGGCTCGTCAGCGTGTCGGCCTTCAGCGTCAGCTTGGACAGAACAGCGTGGAGTCCCGTCAGGTGGAAGTGGAACTGCTTCTCCAGGTTGTCGTCCTCGGAATCAGGCGGAGACGCCTGCGGCAGCTCGGCCTGCCCCCCCCGCCACTCGTCGCTCTGCAGGATGCCCCACTCCATGTGGTTCCGGATGGACTTGAGCAGCAGGTACGAGCTGTACATGTCGCCGTCATGGAAGTAGGCGGAGCCATCGGCCTTCACGTCCTCCGCGTCGTCCAGCGGGACGTCCCGCAGCATGCTGGGAAGCATCACCGTCTGATCCATGTTGTTGACGGCGCCGATGAAGCGGTTCATGGCGTTGTAGAGGGAGTTCTTCTGGTTGTACGACTCCGATATCTGCATCATGGTGAAGACGTCTTCCTGTCTCCTCAGCCAAACTTAGCCTGCTAAGACTCCTTAAGGGATTACCGAGAGGCTCCGGCCAGAACCCAACCGCTAAGAGGCTCCCGCTCACACAGGAACGCTCACCACCGCCTCAGGCATCATGGGAAGGTCGCCGGCGTCTCCTGCAGCAGGACACCAACCCGCTGTTGGTTCACCTCAGAGCAGATAGCAGGAAACACCACTGAaaagaaagagcgagagagagggagacacacacacacacacacacacacacacacacacacacacacacacacacacatggacattaTTTTTCAGCACTTTGTAAAAGTTTCCACCACCCAAAAAAGCTCAAACATCCCCGACAGAATATATGATTCGCGGATTAAATAATCCAAATTCATATCTAATCTCGTAAATAATCCCAATAATTACACGACAAATGGAGAAACACCAGGAAGTCTCCATCCGCTTCCGTTGATGCAAGACAACTAGCAAGCAAGCAAACGATAACCCGATTAGTGACCTACATTTATCAGCGGTATGCTAACATTAAGCCGTAATAAACAACCAACATGAACGAAtgatatttacatatttaactcATCGGCTCCGGAGCCTGGAGTTCCCCCTTCAGCCGTTTAACGCCCTGCTCCGCTCCTGTTTGGCTCACCCTAATGATATCTCCACTTCAACCAATCATCACATCTCATGACTTATTCTGACCAATCCAAGCCAACAACGTGAGAAGCACTAGCCAATCACAGACAAGGAGGGGCGGGGCACGCCTTGACTGTCGTGGGATCCATCTCAACGATGAGCATGAGCGATGCATCCGCATCTaaataaacatttctgtttggttaatttatattttgacaGCCTTTTAAAGTTCTTAAGAATCGCAGCGGAAATATTTTTGTCTCCACAGAAACACAAGCGTTAAATTTAAGCCACCGTTTGAGCAAAACACGAGCGGAACTTTGACAGCGTCCGATAATGGAACTACAACCAATTTCTTTGAACATCAAGGCAAAATCACTCAGAAGTCGGAGGAAAAACACTTCCGGTGTTTTGTTTACAACAAACATGGTTTTCTACTACCGGGACTTTAACTATGGCTCGGGTCCAGCTCTCCGCCTTCACGTTTGCCTCGCATGAAGTACCGTTTACCCCCCGGGGCAATAACGACAACCCGGAAACCTCCGCGCTGCAGGAGCGACACGAACTTACCGTCGGCCGGATGTTGCTCCGCTAGCCTGTCGGCGCCTGGGCTCGCGACGTCAGGCCGTAGAGCCTTCTGGGAGCAGTTGAGACCTCACGAGGAGCAGGGTGTGGGAGGCGGAGCTAACGCGGTCGCCAAGCGCCGAACCTTCGTGAACAGCCAATCACGGGAGACCAGACCATGTGACGTCACgcatatttgcatattttattaaatacgTTTTTATTCCGACTTCTGAAGCTCGTTGCGCCACAATTACGGCTGTGCGACAATAAGAAGGTTGTCTgctattaaaacagaaaaatagaggCTGAAATAAGTAGGATAACTTAGACAAATAATTTCAATGACTGTCTGattgtgacgtcacacacacgccAATGGTGCTGCTCCTCCAAAAACAACAGAAGTCCTTTTGGGCACTTGTTGGTTTAATTAAAGTACTTATTAAATACAGCAAAttataacaggacataaaaccAAGGTGTAGCTGTGTTTGGGCCTTATGTTAATATCC from Antennarius striatus isolate MH-2024 chromosome 24, ASM4005453v1, whole genome shotgun sequence includes these protein-coding regions:
- the LOC137591358 gene encoding mid1-interacting protein 1-B-like, with product MMQISESYNQKNSLYNAMNRFIGAVNNMDQTVMLPSMLRDVPLDDAEDVKADGSAYFHDGDMYSSYLLLKSIRNHMEWGILQSDEWRGGQAELPQASPPDSEDDNLEKQFHFHLTGLHAVLSKLTLKADTLTSRYKEEVGCRN